Within Protaetiibacter intestinalis, the genomic segment GACGGCTGGCTCGTCACCCTCGTGCTGCCGACCGGCCACCCGTGGCTCGGCACGCTCGAGAACCCCACCACCCGGGCGCGCATCATGGCCGCCTCGCGGGCGCGCGGCATCCGCGGCGGCGACCACGACAACACGGACCTCGTGCTCGAGCTCGTGCGGGCCCGGGCCGAGCGCGCCCGACTGCTCGGCTTCCGCGACCACGCCTCCGTCGTGACGGCGGATGAGACCGCCGGCTCCCCCGCGGCCGTCGCCGCGCTGCTCACCCGGCTCGCGCCGCCCGCCGCCCGCAATGCGGACGCCGAACGCGCCGAGCTCGCCGAGGTGACGGGCTCCTCGATCACCGCCTCCGACTGGGCCTTCGCGGCCTCCGCCGTGCGCCGGGAGCGCTACGACCTCGACACCGCGGCGCTGCGCCCCTGGTTCGAGGCCGAGCGCGTGCTGCAGGACGGCGTGTTCTTCGCCGCCTCGCGGCTCTTCGGCCTGAGCTTCTTCGAGCGCACGGACCTGCGCGGCTGGAACGACGAGGTGCGGGTGTTCGAGGTGAGCGACGACGACGGCGCCGTGGGCCTGTTCCTGCTCGACCTCTACACGCGCGACTCGAAGCGCGGCGGGGCCTGGATGAACTCGCTCGTGGCCCGCAACGAGCTGCTCGGGCATCCCTCGATCGTCACCAACAACCTCAACGTGCCGCGGCCCGCGGCCGGCGAGCCGACCCTGCTGACCCTCGACGAGGTGGAGACGCTGTTCCACGAGTTCGGGCACGCGCTGCACGGCCTGTTCGCGCACGCGCGCTACCCGAGCCTCGCGGGCACCCGGGTGTTCCGCGACTTCGTGGAGTTCCCGAGCCAGGTCAACGAGATGTGGGCGATGTGGCCCGAGGTGCTCGCGAACTACGCGCGGCACCACGAGACGGGCGAGGCGCTCGACGCGGGCGTCGCGCAGCGCCTGCGCGACGCCGAGCGCTTCGGCCAGGGCTTCCGCACGAGCGAGTACCTGCAGGCGGCGCTGCTCGACCAGGCCTGGCACGGCCTCGACGTCGAGGAGGCCGCCGCGGTGACGGATGTCGCCTCCTTCGAGGCGGCGGCGCTCGCGCGCGCGGGGCTCGCCGACGACGCGATCCCCCCGCGCTACGCCACCACCTACTTCGCACACGTGTTCTCGGGCGGCTACGACGCGGGCTACTACTCGTACATCTGGAGCGAGGTGCTCGACGCCGACACGGTGGAGTGGTTCCGCGAGAACGGCGGCCTGAACCGCGAGAACGGCGAGCGTTTCCGGCGCCGGCTGCTGCAGACGGCGGGCACCCGCGATCCGCTCGCGGCGTTCCGCGACTTCCGCGGGCGCGACGCCCGCATCGAGCCGCTCCTGGAGCGCCGCGGGCTGTCCTGACGCGCCACGCGCGGGCGCGGATGCGGGTTTGACACGGTGGGGTCCGGTGAGTTTAGGCTTACCTAAGTGCTCCCGATTTAGGTGAGCCTCACCTCATCCCCCTCCACCGAAAGGATCCTCGTGCGCGTCCTCCGCACCCTTCCGGTCGTCGCCGCCGCAGCCCTCGTGCTGTCGGCCTGCGCCGGCACCCCCTCCCCCGAGACCCAGCTGGACGCGGCATCCGGAGGCGACGCCTTCCCGGTCACCATCCAGCACGCCTTCGGCGAGACCACCATCGCGAGCAAGCCGGAGCGCGTGGCGACGGTCGCCTGGTCGAACCAGGAGGTGCCGCTCGCGCTCGGCGTCGTGCCCGTCGGGATGCCCGAGGTCACCTGGGGCGACGACGACGGCGACGGCGTGCTGCCGTGGGTGGAGGACAAGCTCGAGGAGCTCGGCGCCGAGACCCCGGTGCTCTTCAACGAGGACGACGGTCTCGACTACGAGGCCATCGCCGACACGAACCCCGACGTGATCCTCGCGGGCTACTCGGGCCTCACCGAGGAGGAGTACGAGACCCTCTCGAAGATCGCGCCCGTCGTCGCCTACCCCGAGGTCGCCTGGGGCACCTCGCTCGAGGACATGATCCGCATCGACGCGAAGGCGCTCGGCCTCTCCGATGAGGCGGAGGCCCTCATCGACGAGTTGCACGGCGAGATCGACGCGGCGCTCGAGGCGAACGCGGTCATCAAGGACAAGAAGATCGTCTTCAGCTGGATCGACCCGAGCGACTTCAGCCAGATCGGCTTCTACACGACCCTCGACACCCGCCCCGGCTTCCTCAAGGACCTCGGCCTGCCGGTTCCGGAGGTCGTCGAGCAGGAGTCGGCCGGCACCGACTCGTTCTACACGAGCGTGAGCGCCGAGGAGGCCGACCGCTTCGCCGACGTCGACATCTTCGTGACCTACGGCGATCCGGGCAGCGACATCGTCGCCCAGATGCAGGCCGACCCGCTGCTGTCCAAGATCCCGGCGATCGCCGCGGGCCACGTCGTGATCCTGCCGGACGCGACGCCGCTCGCCGCATCCGCCAACCCCTCGCCGCTCTCGATCGGGGCCACCATCGGCGACTACTTCGCCCTGTTCGCCGCCCAGGCCGGGTGACGACCGCACTCGGCTCCCTGACGCCGCCGGACGCCGCCTCGCTGCGGCGTCCGGCGGTCGTCCGCGTCGCCTGGTTCCTCGCCGCGCTCGCCCTGCTGGCCGTCGCCTCGGTGCTCTCGCTCGCGATCGGCACGCGCGTCGTCTCGCTCGACGAGGTGCTCGCGGGGCTCGGCGGCGACACGAGCACGATCGGCGCGGCCGCGGTCGCCGTGCGCATCCCGCGCACCGTGCTCGCGATCCTCGTCGGCGCGGCCCTCGCGCTCTCGGGCACCACCCTGCAGGGCGTCACCCGCAACCCGCTCGCCGACCCCGGCATCCTCGGCCTCTCGGCGGGCGCCTCGCTCGCGGTCGTCACCGGGATGGCGTTCTTCGGGCTGTCGAACCCCGTCGCCGTGCTCGTCGTGGCGATCGTCGGCTCGGCCGCCGCCGGCGTCTTCGTCTACGCGATCGGCTCGCTCGGCCGGGAGGGCGCGACACCCCTCAAGCTCGCCCTCGCGGGCGCCGCGACGACCGCGGCGCTCGGCTCGCTCGTGAGCGCGATCCTGCTGCCGCGCATCGAGGTCATGAACTCGTTCCGGTTCTGGCAGATCGGCGGCGTCGGCGGCGCCGTCTGGGACCGCATCCTCCTCGTGCTGCCCGCCCTCGTGGTCGGCGCCGTGCTCGTGCTCGTCATGGCGCGCGGCATGAACTCGCTCGCGCTCGGCGACGACGTCGCCACGGGCCTCGGCGAGCACGTCGGCCGCACTCGCCTCATCTCGGCGCTCGGCGCCTTCATCCTGTGCGGCGCGGCCACCGCGATCGCGGGCCCCATCGGCTTCGTCGGCCTCATCGTGCCGCACCTGTGCCGGCTCGTCGTCGGCACCGACCATCGCTGGCTGCTGCCGTTCACGGCCGTCACGGGCGCCGTGCTGCTGACCGCGGCGGATGTCGTGGGCCGCGTCATCGCGCGCCCCGACGAGGTCGAGGTGGGCATCGTCACGGCGCTCATCGGCGCCCCCGTCTTCATCGCGCTCGCCCGGCGCCGGAAGGTGCGTGAACTGTGAGCGCCGCCACGGCATCCCCCGCCCGCCCCGCACCGGTCGCCCCCGACGCCCTCGCGACCGTCGTCGCCGGGCGTCGCGCGCGCGGTCGCCGCCGCCTCTGGCGCACCGTCGCGCTCGCCGCGCTCGTCGTCGCGGCGTTCGCGACGACCCTCATGGTCGGCAACACCTTCTACGGACCGGATGCCGTCATCCGGGTGATCCTCGGGCAGCAGGTTCCCGGCGCCTCGTTCACGGTCGGCGAGCTGCGCCTGCCGCGAGCGAGCCTCGGCGTGCTCGCGGGCTTCGCGTTCGGCGTCGCGGGCGTCACCTTCCAGACCATGCTGCGCAACCCGCTCGCCTCCCCCGACATCATCGGCATCACCTGGGGCGCGAGCGCCGCGGCCGTCGTCGGCATCGTCGTGCTGTCGCTCGGCGACACGGGCGTCTCGGTGCTCGCGCTCGCGGGCGCGCTCGTCACCGCCCTCGCCGTGTACCTGCTCGCCTACCGGCGCGGGTTCTCGGGGGCGCGGCTCATCCTCATCGGCATCGGGGTGGCGGCGATGCTCGAGAGCGTCGTGTCGTGGGTGCTCTCGCGCGCCTCCGAATGGGACATGCCCGCCGCGATGCAGTGGCTCGCGGGCAGCCTCAACGGCGCCGACTGGGACGGCATCGCCCCGCTCGCGTGGGCCTCGCTCGTGCTCGTGCCCGTCATGTTCGTGCTCTCGCGCGAGCTCGGGCCGCTGCGCCTCGGCGACGACTCGGCCGCCGCCCTCGGCGTGCGCGTGCAGTTCGTGCGGCTCGCGCTCATCCTGGGCGCCGTCGCGCTGCTCGCCTTCGCGACCGCGGCCGCCGGCCCCATCTCCTTCGTCGCCTTCATGGCCGGCCCCATCGCGGGCCGCCTGCTCGGCCCCGGCGCCCCGCTGCTGCTGCCGGCTGGCCTCGTGGGCGCGCTGCTCGTGCTCGTCGCCGACCTGGTCGGCCAGTTCGCCTTCGACGCCCGCTACCCGGTCGGCGTCGTCACCGGCGCCCTCGGGGCGCCGTTCCTCATCTACCTGCTCGCCCGCACGAGCCGCCGCGGAGGCACGCTATGACCCTCGACCACCGCCTCGAAGCGCGCGAGGTCACGCTCGCCTACGGCGACCGCACGGTCGTCGAGCGGCTGAGCCTCGACGTCGCACCCGGGCGCATCACCGCGATCGTCGGGGCGAACGGCTGCGGCAAGTCGACGCTGCTGCGCGCCCTCGCCCGCCTGCTCTCCCCCGCGAGCGGCGAGGTGCTGCTCGACGATGCCCCGCTGTCCGCGCGGCCCTCCAAGCAGCTCGCCCGCGTGCTGGGGCTGCTGCCGCAGAGCCCCGTCGCACCCGAGGGCATCACGGTCGCCGACCTCGTGGGCCGCGGGCGGCATCCACACCAGCGCCTGCTCGCCCGCTGGAACGCCCACGACTACGAGGCCGTCGCCGCCGCGCTCGCCGCGACCGGCACGACCGAGCTGGCCGACCGCAGCGTCGACGAGCTCTCGGGCGGCCAGCGGCAGCGGGTGTGGATCGCGCTCGCGCTCGCCCAGGAGACCGACATCCTGCTGCTCGACGAGCCGACGACCTTCCTCGACGTCGCCCACCAGATCGAGGTGCTCGACCTGCTCGCCGAGCTCGGCCGCGACCGCGGCACCACGATCGTCATGGTGCTGCACGACCTGAACCTCGCCGCCCGCTACGCCGACCAGCTCGTCGCCATGCACGAGGGACGCATCGTCGCGAACGGCGCACCCTCGGACGTGCTGACACCCGAGCTCGTGGAGCAGGTGTTCGGCATCCGCAGCCACGTCATCCCCGACCCGGTCTCCGAGACCCCGCTCATCGTCCCCATCGGAAGGCACCATGTCCGCTGAAACCCTCGCCCGCCCCGTGACCGAACCGTGGGGGTTCTTCCGCGTCGAGGTGGTGCGCATCGACGAGCTGACGCCCACCTTCCGCCGCTTCCTGCTGCGGCCGGTCGGCGAGGAGCGCCTCGCCGACCCCGGCTTCGACCAGCGCATCAAGGTCGTGCCGCCGAGCCCGCAGGGCATCGACGCGATGCCGACCGACCCGGAGTGGTACGCGGCCTGGCGCGCCCTGCCCGCCGAGCAGCGCCCGCCGTTCCGCACATACACGATCCGCGGCTTCGAGGGCGAGGGGCTGCTCGTCGACTTCGCGCTGCACGGACCCGACGGCCCCGCCGCCCGCTGGGCGATCGACGCGGCGCTCGGCGACGAGCTGCTCGTGCTCGGCCCGCGGGCCGTGCACCCCGGCCCCCACGGCGGCATCGACTTCGTGCCGCCCGCGAGGAGCGACCACCACCTCCTCGCGGGCGACGAGACGGCCGCGCCCGCGATCGCCCGCATCCTCGAGCAGCTGCCGGCGGATGCGCGCGGCACCGTCGTCGTGGAGCTCCCGGAGGAGGCGGATGCCGCCTACCTGCCCGCGCATCCGGGGTTCACGGTGCACGCCCTCGCGCGCGGCGGGCGTCCGCACGGCGAGGCGCTCGTCGAGCGGGTCGCGGCCGTCGCCGCGGAGCACCTCGAGGCGCATCCGGGTGCCGAACCGGAGGAGGTCGACATCGACGAGGGCCTGCTCTGGGAGGTGCCGCGCAACGCGCGCGGCGGGGCGGCGCTCAAGAGCGCACCGCTGTACGCGTGGCTCGCGGGCGAGGCGGGCACCATCACCGCGATCCGGCGTCACCTCGTGAAGGAGCTCGGCATCGACCGCCGCGCCGTCGCGTTCATGGGGTACTGGCGGCAGGGTCGCGCCGAGAACTGAGCTGCGCCGCGGAGCGGTAGGCGACCCCCGTCACGCCGACCGCCGAGACGAGGAACATCGCGCCGAGCAGCAGCCAGCCCGCGAGACCGTGCTCGAGCGCGGTGACGGCGATCACGAGGGGCGCCGCGAGCCCCGCGAGCGAGAAGCCCATCGCGTAGACGCCCTGGTAGGCGCCCGCGGATGCCGGGTCGGCGAGCTCGAAGCTGAGCCCCCACGCCCCCGCCTGGGAGAGGATCTCGGCGAGGGCGTGCAACACGGTGCCGGCGAGCAGCAGCACCACGGCGAGCGCGAGCCCCGCACCTCCCGCACCGCCGTAGGCGGCGCAGGCGAGCGCCATGAGCACACCCGAGACGGCCGTCACCGTGCCCGCGCGCCGCAGATCGTGCGTGCCGCGCGAGAGCGGCACCTGCAGCGCGATCACGAGCACCGTGTTGGCGATGAGCATGATCGACAGCAGCCACTCGGGCGCGACCGTGTCGTGCACGAGCCAGAGCGGGATGCCGACGTTCGTCACGGCGAACTGGATCGCGAAGACGGCGGCGAACGCCGAGAACAGCAGGTAGCGGCGGTCGCGCCACGGCGACCGGCCGGCGCCCACGGGGGCAGGCTCCGCCGCATCCGCCTCCCCTTCGGCGGGTCCGTCGACGCGCGCCGGCAGACGCAGCAGCGCGAGCGCGCACAGCGCGTAGGCGGTGCCGCCGACGAGCAGGATCGCCCGGTACGCCTCGGGGGTGCCGAGCGCGAGGGCGATCGCCGCGACGCCGCTGCCGATCGTGATGCCGATGTTCGTCACGGTGCGCAGCACGGCGCGGCTCGTCACCCGGCCCTGCCCGACGAAGGCGTGCGCGATGATCGCGGCGCGCACGGCCCCGTTGGCGGACATGCCGATCGAGGCCGCGACCTCCGCGAGGATCGCCTGCCAGAGCTCCGTCACGAGCACGAAGCTCG encodes:
- a CDS encoding M3 family metallopeptidase; the encoded protein is MTNPFFADSALPYLLPDFAAVRDEHYREAFDRGMADQLVEVAAITADAAPPDFENTIVPLERSGAILDRVATVFYTLSSADTTEYIQELEEELAPRLAAHHDAIVLDAALFARIDAIHRAAQEDAERLDDEQRYLVHRRHTEMVLAGAALGDADKERLRELNQRISTLTTRFEKHLLDDTNELAVHLTDESELAGLAPGELSAAHEAAASRGLDGWLVTLVLPTGHPWLGTLENPTTRARIMAASRARGIRGGDHDNTDLVLELVRARAERARLLGFRDHASVVTADETAGSPAAVAALLTRLAPPAARNADAERAELAEVTGSSITASDWAFAASAVRRERYDLDTAALRPWFEAERVLQDGVFFAASRLFGLSFFERTDLRGWNDEVRVFEVSDDDGAVGLFLLDLYTRDSKRGGAWMNSLVARNELLGHPSIVTNNLNVPRPAAGEPTLLTLDEVETLFHEFGHALHGLFAHARYPSLAGTRVFRDFVEFPSQVNEMWAMWPEVLANYARHHETGEALDAGVAQRLRDAERFGQGFRTSEYLQAALLDQAWHGLDVEEAAAVTDVASFEAAALARAGLADDAIPPRYATTYFAHVFSGGYDAGYYSYIWSEVLDADTVEWFRENGGLNRENGERFRRRLLQTAGTRDPLAAFRDFRGRDARIEPLLERRGLS
- a CDS encoding ABC transporter ATP-binding protein, producing the protein MTLDHRLEAREVTLAYGDRTVVERLSLDVAPGRITAIVGANGCGKSTLLRALARLLSPASGEVLLDDAPLSARPSKQLARVLGLLPQSPVAPEGITVADLVGRGRHPHQRLLARWNAHDYEAVAAALAATGTTELADRSVDELSGGQRQRVWIALALAQETDILLLDEPTTFLDVAHQIEVLDLLAELGRDRGTTIVMVLHDLNLAARYADQLVAMHEGRIVANGAPSDVLTPELVEQVFGIRSHVIPDPVSETPLIVPIGRHHVR
- a CDS encoding siderophore-interacting protein, whose amino-acid sequence is MSAETLARPVTEPWGFFRVEVVRIDELTPTFRRFLLRPVGEERLADPGFDQRIKVVPPSPQGIDAMPTDPEWYAAWRALPAEQRPPFRTYTIRGFEGEGLLVDFALHGPDGPAARWAIDAALGDELLVLGPRAVHPGPHGGIDFVPPARSDHHLLAGDETAAPAIARILEQLPADARGTVVVELPEEADAAYLPAHPGFTVHALARGGRPHGEALVERVAAVAAEHLEAHPGAEPEEVDIDEGLLWEVPRNARGGAALKSAPLYAWLAGEAGTITAIRRHLVKELGIDRRAVAFMGYWRQGRAEN
- a CDS encoding FecCD family ABC transporter permease gives rise to the protein MSAATASPARPAPVAPDALATVVAGRRARGRRRLWRTVALAALVVAAFATTLMVGNTFYGPDAVIRVILGQQVPGASFTVGELRLPRASLGVLAGFAFGVAGVTFQTMLRNPLASPDIIGITWGASAAAVVGIVVLSLGDTGVSVLALAGALVTALAVYLLAYRRGFSGARLILIGIGVAAMLESVVSWVLSRASEWDMPAAMQWLAGSLNGADWDGIAPLAWASLVLVPVMFVLSRELGPLRLGDDSAAALGVRVQFVRLALILGAVALLAFATAAAGPISFVAFMAGPIAGRLLGPGAPLLLPAGLVGALLVLVADLVGQFAFDARYPVGVVTGALGAPFLIYLLARTSRRGGTL
- a CDS encoding iron-siderophore ABC transporter substrate-binding protein, which gives rise to MRVLRTLPVVAAAALVLSACAGTPSPETQLDAASGGDAFPVTIQHAFGETTIASKPERVATVAWSNQEVPLALGVVPVGMPEVTWGDDDGDGVLPWVEDKLEELGAETPVLFNEDDGLDYEAIADTNPDVILAGYSGLTEEEYETLSKIAPVVAYPEVAWGTSLEDMIRIDAKALGLSDEAEALIDELHGEIDAALEANAVIKDKKIVFSWIDPSDFSQIGFYTTLDTRPGFLKDLGLPVPEVVEQESAGTDSFYTSVSAEEADRFADVDIFVTYGDPGSDIVAQMQADPLLSKIPAIAAGHVVILPDATPLAASANPSPLSIGATIGDYFALFAAQAG
- a CDS encoding FecCD family ABC transporter permease → MTTALGSLTPPDAASLRRPAVVRVAWFLAALALLAVASVLSLAIGTRVVSLDEVLAGLGGDTSTIGAAAVAVRIPRTVLAILVGAALALSGTTLQGVTRNPLADPGILGLSAGASLAVVTGMAFFGLSNPVAVLVVAIVGSAAAGVFVYAIGSLGREGATPLKLALAGAATTAALGSLVSAILLPRIEVMNSFRFWQIGGVGGAVWDRILLVLPALVVGAVLVLVMARGMNSLALGDDVATGLGEHVGRTRLISALGAFILCGAATAIAGPIGFVGLIVPHLCRLVVGTDHRWLLPFTAVTGAVLLTAADVVGRVIARPDEVEVGIVTALIGAPVFIALARRRKVREL
- a CDS encoding MFS transporter, whose product is MTRTTPARPPLLERIRATLAEPVLRALTVATLISTVGRGITLTLVVLYLTIIVGLPADQVALVFTVGAAVSVLFSYLGGHLADRVSARRLLIGCVVLTGLALASFVLVTELWQAILAEVAASIGMSANGAVRAAIIAHAFVGQGRVTSRAVLRTVTNIGITIGSGVAAIALALGTPEAYRAILLVGGTAYALCALALLRLPARVDGPAEGEADAAEPAPVGAGRSPWRDRRYLLFSAFAAVFAIQFAVTNVGIPLWLVHDTVAPEWLLSIMLIANTVLVIALQVPLSRGTHDLRRAGTVTAVSGVLMALACAAYGGAGGAGLALAVVLLLAGTVLHALAEILSQAGAWGLSFELADPASAGAYQGVYAMGFSLAGLAAPLVIAVTALEHGLAGWLLLGAMFLVSAVGVTGVAYRSAAQLSSRRDPAASTP